One segment of Solanum lycopersicum chromosome 1, SLM_r2.1 DNA contains the following:
- the CXE1 gene encoding carboxylesterase 1: MAEIVHDFFPLMRVYKDGRIERLAGEGFVPPESDPETGVQIKDVQIDPQINLSARLYLPKNVDPVQKIPLFVYFHGGGFVIESAFSPTYHKYLSLVAAEAKVAIVSVNYRLAPEYPLPIAYEDSWLALKWVTSHANGDGREPWLKDYADFNRVFLGGDSAGGNIAHHIGIRLGLEKFEGVKIDGIFLACPYFWGKDRIEGEGENLLAKDFVEDLVLIGNPNSTGLDKDPIDLGSKDLFEKLWLFVNPTSSGLDDPLINPEKDPKLSGLGCDKLVVYVAGKDPLRFRGFYYKEVLEKSGWPGTVEVVEVKGKGHVFHLFVPEAEEAIAMLKKLASFLNQS; the protein is encoded by the coding sequence ATGGCGGAAATAGTACATGATTTTTTCCCATTGATGAGAGTTTACAAAGATGGTCGAATCGAGAGGCTGGCCGGCGAAGGTTTTGTCCCACCTGAATCTGATCCTGAAACCGGAGTACAAATCAAGGACGTTCAAATTGATCCACAAATTAACCTATCAGCAAGACTTTACCTGCCCAAAAATGTCGACCCGGTTCAGAAAATTCCCCTTTTCGTCTACTTTCACGGCGGCGGCTTTGTTATCGAATCTGCTTTTTCTCCTACCTATCACAAATATCTTAGCCTGGTAGCAGCTGAAGCAAAAGTCGCGATCGTCTCTGTTAACTACAGGTTAGCTCCTGAGTACCCTTTACCCATAGCTTATGAAGATTCATGGCTAGCTCTCAAATGGGTCACTTCACATGCCAATGGTGATGGTCGTGAACCATGGCTAAAAGACTATGCCGATTTCAATCGTGTCTTTTTAGGCGGAGATAGCGCGGGTGGTAACATCGCACACCATATAGGAATTCGATTAGGGTTGGAAAAGTTTGAGGGTGTGAAAATTGATGGGATTTTCCTTGCGTGTCCATATTTCTGGGGAAAGGATCGTATTGAGGGTGAGGGAGAAAACTTGCTTGCCAAGGATTTCGTTGAGGACCTTGTGTTGATTGGTAATCCCAATAGCACGGGGTTAGATAAGGATCCTATTGACTTAGGTTCCAAGGATCTCTTTGAGAAGCTATGGTTGTTTGTGAATCCCACCAGCTCTGGATTAGATGATCCGTTGATTAACCCGGAAAAGGATCCGAAATTGTCTGGGTTAGGGTGTGATAAATTAGTTGTGTATGTGGCCGGAAAAGATCCGTTGAGATTCAGGGGATTTTACTACAAGGAGGTGTTGGAGAAGAGTGGGTGGCCGGGGACGGTGGAGGTTGTGGAAGTTAAAGGCAAGGGACATGTGTTTCACCTCTTTGTTCCTGAAGCTGAAGAAGCCATAGCCATGTTGAAAAAATTGGCCTCTTTCCTTAATCAGTCATAG